ttgtGCTTTATGtatgatgaatttatttttttatataaattcaataaatataatacacaagttaacataaaaaaatacttaatataCTGTTATCTGATGTGTTTCATTCTTATGTCTTCGATAATGTTTTTCACAAACATCAGTAAAAATAGTGAGGTAACTAAATAACATTTGTAATTAGCAACAAAATTAAGAGTCAACTTGGATTTACTtaaaatatagtttttgaattaaaaataaaaagttaaacttaaataattttcaagtcaaaaaaTAGAAAGTAAGAAAGATCAACCTTTATTTCTAAAGTTATTTTACACTTACTTtaagttaattataattttttcaaacaccctcttattttcttgtttatcGATATGAATCACTTCTAAAACTGCATATCCTCTagctctttttttttgaaaggtATTTTGTTAATATTAATGATCTCTAAATTAGCTAAAAAGCTACTCtatccgtttaaaaaagaatgaccttctttcttttttagtctgtttcaaaagaataacctctttcttttttttggtaacaactTTCTACGTGgaatgtttaaggccacaagattaaaatacaattttgtacatttgacataactttaatttaggaccacatggtcaaaaaatttttttattttcttaaacttcatgccaagtcaaattaaacatttttttgtGAAACGGAGGAAGTATATATATTAAAGGTACTGTCAACTGTATATTGATAATATGAGTTATTAGCTAATGTTAGTTAGTTAAGTAGTTAGTGAAGAATCATTccaaaataagttaaaagagtCCGTTAACTAATTGTGTGTATACAACACATCATTCAATACACGAAATATAGAAACGAGATATCCTCTCGCACACTTCTAGTCGTCTCTATGTATTAGTGGAGTGTCTCACGTTgatggttaatgagatgagAGGCTTGAGTAATTTTCTCCCTTTGACCTAGCTTTTGGAGTCTGAGTTAGGGCCAAGATCTAATTTCACATTTGAACTATCAGACTTCGCGAACAAAAGATGTGGTGCAACTGTTGGTGAGCGTGGGCAACAGCTGCtacttttttcttcaattttactATTGTGCTTCTCTGAACTGTCAGACTTTGCCAAAAAAGATGCGGTACAAACAGCACCGGTGCAACATCCGGGCGCGTGGGCAATTGCTGCTACAAGCTTCTTCAACTATAGCTGGCGAACTTGACATGCTGGTCATAGTCAGTTGATTCGAGTTCTTAGGTACGTAAATAGTTTTAGTATCAAAATAACGTCCAggattatataaatttttggcTTTGGAAGCATTAGCATTGGGATTGGTATAAGCAGGTTGGTTTGCTGATGTAGGTTTAGAAATTGGAATCGGTATATAATATTGGCGTAATGTGTTGGTATTACGAGAAGCAAGTTCTCGTGTAGATTTTCCAGCAGCAAGGGTTGTCCATTGCCAGACATTCGTTGCAGCAGCAGCAAGAGCAGGAGAAGCATTATTTAAAGGTTGTGCTACAAGAATGTTATATCTCCTCATTCGTAACTGATGAAAGGCATACGATAAGTCTGTCCTTCCTGAAATGAGCAAATAATTGGTCCTAACTTTAATATTAAGAGTGGTTATTGTCGACTCTGGGTCAATAAGAGTTGAAAGGGCACTTGCAAGAAACAGTATATATGGAGGCACTTGCATGAGACTCCATTAATTATGTGGGATTGTAATTGGTAATCATAACCAAACACTCTACTTCTTGTGATGAAttctataaatagtaattaaaatattaccaaaCATGGTACTAATATGATAGATTGTAATACATGAATGATTCACTTCTTACCCAACTATCAAACTCTCCTAAGTGTTAATGTATTAACGATCCAATCCGTTATGAACTAATTTgtctctttttaaattttaatccgAGACAGAAGATCCaactttaaaaaacataaaagcaaATTGAACTCAAGATTTTTGCCGTCTAAATCAACGTATTTTATCtaacaacaactttaacaatCATATAAAGTTAGTACACCTACTAACTATAATGTGAGCAAATTAAAAGAGAAGTCCACAGAGAGTTGATCGTGTTTCTGGCCAAAAGacgaatttatatattttttttttggcgtATCAAATACAATTTTCCTCTATACAAGATTGTGaatcaattatatacaaaagaagtccacaaaaataaaagagatctCGCTCCTATATATGTCGTCATCAAGTTGGCACTGAGCATACAGTCATATATGAAATTGAACTTCTTTTAAAATCTGTAACTCCAAGATATTTGATCCATTTCAGAAAATAGATGTCATGActcactacaataaaaataacttttagcggcattaaatattgacattagtAAAGAATGCTAAAATCGGTACCGGCATTAGTTACGTGTCATTAGAATCAATGTCGCTAAAAGCTTTAGGAAtaagggacatatacaaagaaaactaattgccgctaaaaatacatatttagcggcatTTGagaattaattgccgctaatgatcattttattaGGCTGTATTTGagaattaattgccgctaatgatcatttttgatgtagtaaCCATGACATGGTACCTGATCTGGTATCCTTATCATTATTAGTTGCTGGAAGAGTGATAGTAATTGGTTGCCACTCAGAGTGAGTTTTGATCCAACCCTTTAGAGTGATAATCATATTTAGGATATGAAGTACTTCACCCAATGTAAGATTTTTGAGACATGCATTTCTAAGAATCAAAGCGGCTTCATACCTGGAAGACAGACAGATGAAGATGAGAAAGAACTCTGAGAATCATCAAAAACCATGCAGCTAGCATAAATTGTTTACCTGCATTCAGATGCTGCTATCGCTAAATGTCCAACAGTTGAACAAAGAAATTTCTCAATCGCATTCCAAATTGCATCCCTATACTGGTTAGGATTGCCACCAAGTGGATTCACACATTTCCAAATCCTTGCAGTCTTACCAACATATAGCTCAAAATTAACTAGTCCTAACTTTAATATCACTTGTTGCTCTAGTGCAGTATTTAAGGCTACTGTAACATCAGTATGACGATATTCAGGTTTATTATAACGTATACAGTAACCAACGTTTTCTTTGGTGGGCAAAATCTTCTCGAGCCTCAAAGTGTTCAACGAATTAACTATGACCTGTATAAGACTTTGAATGTGTTCAGGCAGCTGGAGATCCAAATCTAAATTACCACAGACAGATTTAGAAACACCCGATGAGGGTGGAAGGAAGGAAAAGTCAGGACGTACATCACCCTTGttcatagaaacacataaatcACCCCTACCTGCAAGAAAATTACCACCATTAGTTACCTCAAGAAACTATCTGGCTTATTAAACTTCTGTTTCGGTGacaatttctctattttttcaataaaaattaggAGTACTATAATACAAGTTTATGGGGCTATTTGATAAATTACACATGCCAGCTTTCGGATTATGTACAAATGGCGTAAAAAAAAATCAGCAGAACCTTCAGGTCGTTGAAGCGGGGGTTGCATATTGTCCTGGCAAGAGTTCAATTTCACAAAGTTAACTGGAACAAGAGGAGGCTGGGACTGAGTACGCTGAACAGACTCATTTTCTATGAATTTACTGTTGTGGTTCTCTGAACAATCAGACTTTGTGAAAAAACGGTTTTGTACAAACTGCACTGGTGCAACAGCTGGTGCGCGTAGTTGATTCGAGTTCTTAGGTACATAAATAGCTTTAGTTTTTTCATCAGAATAGCATCCAGGATTAGATAAACTTTGGGCCCTGGAAGCATTAGCATTGGTGTTGTTATTGGCATGGGCATTGGGAAAATCAGGTTGGTTTGCTGATATAGGTTTAGAAATTGGAGTCGGTATATAATTTTGACGATATGTGTTGTTATGAAAAGCAAATCCTTGTGGAGATCCTCCAGCAGCAAGGCTTGTCCATTGCCACACATTTGTGGCAGCAATAGCAAGAGCAGGAGAAGCATACACAGGTTGTGCTAGAAGAATATTATATTTCCTCATCCGCAACTGATGAATGGCATTGGAGAAATCTCCATCTCCTGAAATGAGCAAATAATTGGCAGGTGCAGGATTGTCCACTGCCCAAAATATCATATCCGCCAATATTCTCTTATCACTCGCATCCTTAGTCACTGTAATTCATCAaacaaaattaagttatataAATCCTACATACCACTCAATTTAAAAGACTGATTGTTACTATACCGGCTGGGACATGATTGAGACGGATTCCAGTAGTAGAGAGGGCTCGTTGAACGGACCAAGGGATGACATTAGTGTCACCATAGGCGGAAATGGTGACTGGTCCGTGATAGTTCATATTCATTAATGCCTTGTTTATATTCTGAGCGATTGCATGAGCGTCACATCCCCTGGGCACCTGACAATTTTCTATATCCCACCACACAGATGTTTTTGCTGCCGCGTACTGCGTTTCTGCTGCTGTTCTGCAGGGAAAACCAGGCTTCAATCCGTCTCCAGCCATCGCTCTTGACACTTGCACAGGCTGAATTTGAACTGCTCCCGCTATCACTTTTTTGGATTGTGCGCTTTCcgtctttttgaaaaaaattagaggGAAAAACAACAACTAAAGATCAAAAACTGGAGAGTAGGTTATGAATCAAACGATAATCTTATTGTTAGTAGCTAAAGATGATGGTTAtctcatgttgttgttgaaCATTTAAATATACTTTCACCATTTCTCTTTTGGGAAATCTATTAAATAATTTCAAtcaatttccctttttttcccATTTCTCTTTCGAAAATATACTAattcaatttcctttttttcccatttctttttaagaaatcttagtatttctatttcatttccGGATAAGTTTGAATTGACTAGCAATTTGATACGTTTTCACAAATAACTATCCAATATTTAGcttaaatgaatatattttgtcAAAACAGTTTAACTATATAATGATCAAAGTCATATGCAACgtaacaaattcaaatattgCTAACCCTTGATAAggcaaatatagaaataatggTACAATGAAATCTCATTAAATTAGATGAAGTCTAtttctaactttttttaattgCATCAAAAAATTTCGGTGTTGCCACAACTCCAAATCTTTATGAATGCATATGAAATGATTTCTTTTGTACTCACATAatgctttttacttatttgatatgatattattaatcaatttttgatAACTTTGAGATGAGAAGTCCTTTTTAGATATGGTTTCAAAAATTTCCTatataaattacttatatatatatatatatatatatatatataatttattctcTTATCATCATACATTCAATGTCTTTAATACAgataatatgaataatattttattattaagaaataatgaacATTATacctaatgaatttatttttatattgaacCATTGAATTCTTAGCTTGACTTTATTTTccaatgaatcatttaaaaaaaaagtatatagcacaataaattatttacatttatttattttatataaattcaataaatatgatacacAATTTAACAAAATACAATGATTTGATATACTCATTGCACTTTATGataatgtatttaatttttatgtgattcaataaatatgataaataaattagttagatataataattttattgtaaCCAAAATTGTCCTTCATTGAATCTCAACGCaatctttaaattaataaatattaattatcgattaaataatgtctctacaaaataataatatttagttGTCTcacttatattaatttagtaacGTTTTACAGAATTATGAAGACAATTGAACGGATGATCAATttgagaatataattttttttatcaacttgCTCAAAACATTTGATGAATAGtgaataattaacaaaaaaaaaaacatatgttgAATCATATGTAATCAGGAAAAAGAATgtcgataattttttttcataatccTCATTTTTTTCGTAATAATATAATCTTTTACTTAGAGCCCAAATGGGATTAAATAAAGTAGCTTTTAAAAAGTACTGTTGAAAgtattgaaatttatttttaaaataagtaattatgtgtttggataaaagtgctgaagttaaaaaaaagttgttgatgtgtttgggaAATAAGTGTTggtaaacattttttttaattaaaatgtctgaaatacccttaaaagttgttaacatgATAAAAGTTTACTAATCTAAgatttttatacttaaaaaaatgaaataaaattaatttatgtttttcattcataagtaattatattttgttatcattcacatatttctttattatcagaaattgtttataaataataataattataataataataattatatataataataaataataatgataatctaaaaatatgaaaagaataataataaataaaatattaataataataataataatatgaaaataataataataataataataattaataataataatatataatctataattataataataaagaataataataataaaataataaaatattattaataataataatattaatacataataataattaacaatatataataataataataatatataataataagaagaagaagaataataaaataaaaaataataaaaaataattaaatataaataataataacaataaataaataaataataataataataattataatataaaatatgaaaataataatatataataataataatataaattataataataataataataataaaataataatataaataataatagtaataatataataataatatgtaatattaataataataaagaataacaaaataaataataacaataaaaataataaactattattattaataataattattattattattatactactactactactactaataataataaataataacaataataataataataataataagggtAAAAACGTAATATACTCAGTCaacataaaatgacttttaagttgaaaaaaaaaacacccctcACCTACCTTTtagcttttggcttaaaataagtcagttttgacttaaaatgagttactttgATATTTGTCAAAAACTctaataaatcaaaaactaacttttaagtcagtttgaccagcttttaagctcaTGCAAACAGGCTCTTAGAAATGACTGTTTTAGTAACTTTCGTGCTGtgatatttaaattcaattgaAAATCGATATATAT
This window of the Solanum pennellii chromosome 2, SPENNV200 genome carries:
- the LOC107010179 gene encoding uncharacterized protein LOC107010179 gives rise to the protein MAGDGLKPGFPCRTAAETQYAAAKTSVWWDIENCQVPRGCDAHAIAQNINKALMNMNYHGPVTISAYGDTNVIPWSVQRALSTTGIRLNHVPAVTKDASDKRILADMIFWAVDNPAPANYLLISGDGDFSNAIHQLRMRKYNILLAQPVYASPALAIAATNVWQWTSLAAGGSPQGFAFHNNTYRQNYIPTPISKPISANQPDFPNAHANNNTNANASRAQSLSNPGCYSDEKTKAIYVPKNSNQLRAPAVAPVQFVQNRFFTKSDCSENHNSKFIENESVQRTQSQPPLVPVNFVKLNSCQDNMQPPLQRPEGRGDLCVSMNKGDVRPDFSFLPPSSGVSKSVCGNLDLDLQLPEHIQSLIQVIVNSLNTLRLEKILPTKENVGYCIRYNKPEYRHTDVTVALNTALEQQVILKLGLVNFELYVGKTARIWKCVNPLGGNPNQYRDAIWNAIEKFLCSTVGHLAIAASECRYEAALILRNACLKNLTLGEVLHILNMIITLKGWIKTHSEWQPITITLPATNNDKDTRSGTMSWLLHQK